The following are from one region of the Paraglaciecola sp. L1A13 genome:
- the trxA gene encoding thioredoxin TrxA — protein MSDKIIQLSDDSFEADVINATGPVLVDFWAEWCGPCKMIAPILHEIADEFDGKLTVGKLNVDENNETPPKYGIRGIPTLLLFKGGNVAATKVGALSKGQLEEFLNENI, from the coding sequence ATGAGCGACAAAATTATCCAATTATCGGACGATAGTTTCGAGGCAGATGTTATCAATGCGACTGGTCCTGTACTGGTTGACTTCTGGGCGGAATGGTGCGGTCCGTGTAAGATGATTGCGCCAATTTTGCATGAAATTGCTGACGAATTCGATGGCAAGTTAACAGTTGGCAAGCTAAATGTCGATGAAAATAACGAAACACCACCTAAGTACGGTATTCGTGGTATCCCGACTTTACTTTTATTCAAAGGCGGTAACGTAGCTGCGACTAAAGTGGGCGCACTATCTAAGGGCCAATTAGAAGAGTTTCTTAACGAAAATATCTAA
- the rhlB gene encoding ATP-dependent RNA helicase RhlB: MQTTHLTETHFADLPINEQVVKALSAANFSHCTPIQALSLPPLLEGHDIAGQAQTGTGKTIAFLVATFHYLLSNPQPTKKQPRAIIMAPTRELAVQIFNDAELLSQHTGLSLGLIYGGEGYQSQREKLQEGVDIIIGTTGRIIDYYKQNIFSLAGIQVAVLDEADRMFDLGFIKDIRYLFNRMPQPTERLSMLFSATLSYRVQELAYEHMDNPTHVQVEPERKTGTRIKEELFYPSDEDKIALLLSLMEEEWPDKAIVFANTKHSCEKVSDWLQSDGHRVGLLSGDVPQNKRLKILEDFTSGKLDVLVATDVAARGLHIPMVSHVFNFDLPDDAEDYVHRIGRTGRAGQSGSSISFACERYALNLPAIETYIEHAIPVTEYKPDALLRDVEAPKPRHKKRMQNGRSPQKRQSSSRNRRKP, translated from the coding sequence ATGCAAACAACTCATTTAACCGAAACACATTTCGCGGACTTGCCAATTAATGAGCAAGTCGTTAAGGCGTTATCCGCCGCAAACTTTAGTCACTGCACGCCCATACAAGCGTTAAGCTTGCCCCCTTTATTAGAAGGGCATGACATAGCAGGTCAAGCGCAAACCGGAACCGGTAAAACTATCGCGTTCTTGGTGGCAACTTTTCATTACTTGCTAAGTAACCCGCAGCCCACTAAAAAACAACCAAGAGCCATTATTATGGCGCCAACCAGAGAGTTGGCAGTTCAGATCTTTAACGATGCAGAATTGCTAAGTCAACACACTGGTTTGTCTCTCGGATTGATTTATGGGGGCGAAGGTTATCAAAGTCAACGGGAAAAACTGCAAGAAGGTGTAGATATTATTATCGGCACTACTGGCAGGATCATTGATTATTACAAACAGAACATCTTTTCTTTGGCTGGTATTCAAGTAGCAGTACTTGATGAAGCTGATCGCATGTTTGATTTAGGCTTTATTAAAGATATCCGTTATCTTTTCAATCGTATGCCTCAACCAACAGAGCGTTTAAGCATGTTGTTCTCGGCGACATTGTCGTATCGAGTACAAGAGCTAGCTTACGAGCACATGGATAATCCCACGCACGTGCAAGTCGAGCCTGAGCGCAAAACCGGTACACGTATCAAAGAAGAGCTTTTTTATCCTTCTGATGAAGATAAAATTGCCTTATTGCTAAGCTTGATGGAAGAAGAGTGGCCTGATAAAGCCATTGTTTTCGCCAACACCAAGCACAGCTGCGAGAAAGTATCTGATTGGTTACAATCTGACGGACATCGCGTGGGTTTATTAAGCGGTGATGTTCCGCAGAACAAGCGTTTGAAAATTCTTGAGGATTTCACCTCAGGCAAATTAGACGTGCTAGTGGCTACCGACGTTGCTGCCCGTGGATTACACATTCCTATGGTAAGCCACGTATTTAACTTTGACCTACCTGATGATGCGGAAGATTACGTGCATCGTATCGGCCGTACCGGTCGCGCCGGTCAAAGTGGAAGTTCAATTAGCTTCGCGTGTGAGCGCTATGCACTGAATTTACCAGCGATTGAAACCTACATCGAACATGCTATTCCAGTAACCGAATACAAACCGGATGCACTTCTTCGTGATGTTGAGGCACCTAAGCCGCGCCATAAAAAGCGTATGCAAAATGGTCGCAGCCCACAGAAGCGTCAATCGAGTTCGCGTAACCGTAGGAAGCCATGA
- a CDS encoding guanosine-5'-triphosphate,3'-diphosphate pyrophosphatase, whose product MITSTRLPQSHPEELYAAVDLGSNSFHLVIVRVVAGNVQIIGKVKQKVRLASGLGDDMILDDESLERGWSCLETFSERLQDIPSDNIRVVATATLRLAKNAQVFTTKAEKILKHKLTVISGEEEARQIYLGVAYTSANQGNSLVIDIGGASTEIIIGNDMDPINLVSLNMGCVTFKERYFVDDILSETNFDNAIQAAKILVDGVADKFINFDWQQCLGASGTPQAITEILVALGISDAIRLDYLYNLRQQCIDCATLDNLIIEGLEESRRIIFPSGLAILIALFESLNIKDMQISGGALREGLIYGMLENMQQNDRRMQTIHQHMLHFHIDSEQAERVKDVALLLFHQLSEQVDVSGVDGEAMLTAAAMLHETGLHIEYKLHHKHGAYILGYVPMVGFTNLQRDGIKTLVLNHRQQICPNLFKQNHSEVRDVMRSLVRVLRLACILSIRRKDNLLPVFRLDVDGDDWHLAFPEKWLKAHPLIDAELANEKFQQHKMGWHLTCE is encoded by the coding sequence ATGATTACATCTACTCGCTTGCCCCAGAGCCATCCTGAGGAGTTATATGCAGCCGTTGATTTAGGCTCAAACAGCTTCCATTTGGTCATCGTTCGGGTCGTAGCGGGTAATGTACAAATCATTGGTAAAGTTAAGCAAAAAGTCCGCCTAGCCTCAGGGCTAGGCGATGACATGATACTTGACGATGAAAGCTTAGAGCGCGGCTGGAGCTGTCTCGAAACCTTCTCCGAGCGTCTGCAAGATATTCCCAGTGATAATATTCGTGTGGTGGCAACAGCCACTTTGCGCCTAGCAAAAAATGCTCAAGTCTTCACGACCAAAGCTGAAAAAATCCTCAAGCACAAACTAACGGTAATTAGTGGTGAAGAAGAAGCTCGTCAAATTTATTTGGGCGTGGCTTATACCTCTGCTAATCAAGGTAATTCTCTTGTTATTGATATAGGCGGGGCGAGTACTGAAATCATAATCGGTAATGATATGGATCCCATTAACCTAGTTAGTTTGAACATGGGTTGTGTAACGTTTAAAGAACGTTATTTTGTGGATGACATACTCAGTGAAACCAATTTTGATAATGCGATTCAGGCTGCTAAAATACTAGTAGATGGGGTAGCCGACAAATTCATTAACTTTGACTGGCAGCAATGTTTGGGTGCTTCTGGCACACCTCAGGCGATTACCGAAATATTAGTCGCGCTAGGTATAAGTGACGCTATTAGGCTCGATTATTTATATAATTTACGCCAACAATGCATCGACTGTGCAACCTTAGATAATCTTATTATTGAGGGACTCGAAGAGTCCCGGCGGATTATTTTCCCTAGCGGCTTAGCTATTCTTATCGCCTTGTTCGAATCTCTTAATATTAAAGATATGCAAATATCTGGCGGTGCACTGCGCGAAGGTCTGATTTACGGCATGCTTGAAAACATGCAGCAAAACGATCGACGTATGCAAACTATTCATCAGCATATGCTGCATTTTCACATTGATAGTGAGCAAGCAGAAAGAGTCAAAGACGTGGCGTTGCTATTGTTCCATCAACTCAGTGAGCAGGTAGATGTGAGTGGCGTTGATGGCGAAGCGATGTTGACGGCAGCCGCCATGCTACATGAAACAGGCTTGCATATAGAGTACAAGTTACACCATAAACACGGTGCGTATATTTTAGGTTATGTGCCAATGGTGGGGTTTACCAATTTACAACGTGACGGGATAAAAACCTTAGTGTTGAATCACCGTCAGCAGATATGTCCTAACCTATTTAAGCAAAATCACAGTGAAGTGCGTGACGTAATGCGCAGTCTTGTGCGCGTTTTACGCTTAGCGTGTATTTTATCGATACGTCGCAAAGATAACTTGTTACCCGTCTTTAGGTTAGATGTTGACGGCGATGATTGGCATCTTGCCTTCCCCGAAAAATGGCTTAAAGCTCATCCTTTGATTGATGCTGAGTTAGCCAACGAAAAGTTTCAACAGCATAAAATGGGCTGGCATTTAACCTGCGAGTAA
- the hemB gene encoding porphobilinogen synthase, whose protein sequence is MAETFPNIRMRRMRRHTFTRDLMAEHQLSVKDLIYPVFVLEGKNQRESIASMPGVERLSIDLLVEEAKELYALGIPALALFPVTPLERKTECASEAFNPDGLAQRAVRAIKSALPDMGVITDVALDPFTSHGQDGLLNDDGYVLNDETIEVLIQQALSHAQAGADIVAPSDMMDGRIGAIRQALESHGFINTCIMAYSAKYASHYYGPFRDAVGSAGNIKGGNKKSYQMDPANSNEAIREIALDIAEGADMVMVKPGMPYLDIVRRCKDEFSVPTFAYQVSGEYAMHKAAFLQGWLDEEAVIMESLLAFKRAGADGILTYFAKQAAQILARDK, encoded by the coding sequence ATGGCCGAAACTTTCCCAAATATTCGTATGCGACGCATGCGCCGTCATACCTTTACCCGAGATTTAATGGCGGAACACCAGCTAAGTGTCAAAGATCTTATTTATCCTGTTTTCGTGTTAGAAGGTAAAAACCAACGTGAGAGCATTGCATCTATGCCCGGTGTTGAACGCTTATCAATTGATTTACTGGTAGAAGAAGCGAAAGAGTTATATGCCCTTGGCATTCCAGCGCTGGCGTTATTTCCCGTTACTCCCCTGGAGCGGAAAACTGAATGTGCTAGCGAAGCTTTTAACCCGGATGGTTTGGCTCAACGAGCCGTAAGAGCTATTAAAAGCGCACTACCAGATATGGGCGTTATCACTGACGTAGCCCTTGACCCATTCACATCACACGGCCAAGACGGGCTACTGAATGATGATGGTTATGTGTTAAACGATGAAACCATTGAAGTATTGATTCAGCAAGCATTGTCTCATGCCCAAGCAGGTGCCGACATTGTTGCGCCATCCGATATGATGGACGGCCGTATAGGTGCTATTCGTCAGGCACTTGAGAGTCATGGTTTTATCAATACATGCATCATGGCTTATTCCGCTAAGTATGCTTCCCACTATTACGGACCGTTTCGTGATGCAGTCGGCTCTGCGGGCAATATCAAAGGCGGCAATAAAAAAAGTTACCAAATGGATCCCGCTAATTCTAACGAAGCGATAAGGGAAATTGCGCTAGATATAGCGGAAGGTGCCGATATGGTAATGGTTAAACCTGGTATGCCTTACTTGGATATAGTGCGTCGCTGCAAAGACGAATTTTCGGTACCGACTTTTGCTTACCAAGTCAGTGGCGAATATGCCATGCACAAGGCGGCCTTTTTGCAAGGTTGGCTGGACGAAGAAGCAGTGATTATGGAATCATTATTGGCCTTTAAGCGCGCTGGCGCAGACGGCATTCTGACCTATTTCGCCAAACAGGCTGCGCAGATTTTAGCGCGAGATAAGTAA
- a CDS encoding diguanylate cyclase, whose product MLFARYRQNIGCVNGYFNRIIGYAQQTQYSTAIGVGLITLAINALFRNVLTQRAAVQLLSITCILLFLSTVFSIKLQTPAQLSQSTLLYLQDAKQQYQIHTLPEPSSNEWLVAQGFQLGLDISKTPYWLSFTVPALDPAEHWLLELNNPLIDQISVWLLENDQLLNLYQTGDALKFSSRPMPYETFLFPLPKYDQQLRIIMRISNEGTLQLPINLWPESRFLVFNGEHSILMGLFFGVLVTMGLSSLFIFVISRQPVFLFYAGYVFSFALLLASMQGLGYKYVWPDNPWLQQHSVAIWANATAFCTIIFTNILLDIKSISKRLHKILNGIAIFFAISLVLSLLIPKAWFMAPFLFALGAICVLMYGLGIWCWYKQVHLARFYTLAWTSLLISCLIACLDHLNFISLAISSNYLLMLGVIIETFLLALMLGLSVNRQRRQLFSVQKEALRKERDMRAVQEEVLEQQNNAQEALEYSVQERTLELEIALRELSEINRELEEKNTLDALTGIRNRRYFDKKYLAEVRRSRRERTELAVAMIDIDHFKRVNDEHGHLVGDDCIKFVAERLKKALKRPTDDVCRYGGEEFAIIMPSTDLAGAKDLLERVRADIHDSPVYSAGVSVSLTVSIGLTSAVMDPQQSEDTLIGFADQLLYQAKNNGRNCIITTQYSNTDQSQ is encoded by the coding sequence TTGTTATTTGCCCGTTATCGCCAAAACATTGGCTGCGTTAATGGATACTTCAATCGAATCATTGGCTACGCACAGCAAACACAATACTCAACAGCTATTGGCGTTGGGTTAATTACATTGGCTATAAACGCGTTATTCCGCAACGTACTTACCCAGCGCGCTGCGGTTCAGTTGTTGTCAATTACCTGTATCTTATTATTTTTGAGTACGGTGTTTTCAATAAAACTGCAGACACCGGCACAATTATCGCAAAGCACATTGCTATATTTACAAGACGCTAAACAGCAATATCAAATACACACCTTACCAGAACCTTCGAGTAATGAGTGGCTCGTGGCCCAAGGGTTTCAGCTGGGTTTAGACATCTCAAAAACGCCGTATTGGTTAAGCTTTACCGTTCCCGCGCTTGATCCTGCCGAGCATTGGTTGTTGGAGCTAAACAACCCACTTATCGATCAAATATCCGTGTGGCTTTTAGAAAACGACCAGTTACTCAACTTATACCAAACCGGCGACGCATTAAAGTTTTCGTCTAGGCCTATGCCATACGAAACTTTTTTATTTCCACTGCCTAAATACGATCAACAATTACGAATTATTATGCGTATTAGCAATGAAGGAACGCTGCAATTGCCTATAAACCTATGGCCTGAATCACGATTTTTAGTTTTTAATGGTGAGCACAGCATTCTAATGGGGCTATTTTTTGGTGTGCTGGTCACTATGGGCCTAAGCAGTCTTTTCATTTTTGTTATTAGTCGCCAACCCGTATTTCTGTTCTACGCTGGTTATGTTTTTAGCTTCGCTTTACTCTTAGCCTCAATGCAAGGCTTGGGGTATAAATATGTATGGCCAGATAACCCATGGCTGCAGCAACACAGCGTGGCGATCTGGGCTAATGCCACTGCATTTTGTACCATCATATTCACCAATATATTGCTCGATATAAAAAGCATCAGTAAACGACTACATAAAATCCTGAATGGAATAGCTATATTTTTTGCTATTAGCTTAGTGCTTTCTTTATTAATACCAAAAGCCTGGTTTATGGCACCGTTTTTATTCGCTCTGGGCGCTATTTGTGTGCTTATGTATGGCTTGGGTATTTGGTGTTGGTACAAACAAGTCCATTTAGCACGCTTTTACACTTTGGCTTGGACGTCACTATTAATCAGTTGCCTGATTGCTTGTTTAGATCACCTAAACTTTATCTCGCTAGCTATTTCATCAAATTATTTATTGATGTTGGGCGTTATCATCGAAACGTTCTTACTCGCCTTAATGTTAGGCCTGAGTGTAAATCGTCAGCGCAGGCAATTGTTCAGCGTGCAAAAAGAAGCCCTGCGCAAAGAACGCGATATGCGAGCGGTGCAAGAGGAAGTGTTGGAGCAACAAAATAACGCTCAAGAAGCGCTTGAATATAGTGTGCAAGAACGCACGTTAGAACTAGAAATTGCTTTGCGTGAATTATCCGAAATTAACCGTGAACTAGAAGAAAAGAATACCCTCGATGCATTGACCGGTATTCGAAACAGACGTTATTTTGATAAAAAATATCTTGCAGAAGTGCGCCGTAGCCGTCGAGAACGCACAGAACTGGCGGTCGCTATGATAGATATTGATCATTTTAAGCGTGTGAATGACGAGCATGGGCATTTAGTAGGCGATGACTGCATTAAGTTTGTGGCTGAGCGCTTGAAAAAAGCCTTAAAACGCCCCACTGATGACGTATGTCGTTACGGCGGCGAAGAGTTCGCTATTATTATGCCTAGCACCGATTTAGCGGGCGCTAAAGATTTATTAGAGAGAGTACGAGCGGATATACATGATAGTCCCGTATACAGCGCTGGGGTATCTGTAAGCTTGACCGTTAGTATCGGTTTAACAAGCGCCGTAATGGATCCTCAGCAAAGTGAAGACACATTGATTGGCTTTGCCGACCAATTGCTCTATCAAGCCAAGAATAACGGACGAAACTGTATTATCACCACGCAGTACTCCAATACCGACCAATCTCAATAG
- a CDS encoding TatD family hydrolase: MQWFDVGVNVPSDASTLAPMLQRAVDVGVTQIMLTGTNITISQQAADLAHLYPEQVFSTAGIHPHYAELAPNDFIQKIRTLAKQPQVVAIGECGLDFNRDFSPRDIQLAVFEQQLILACELGLPVFLHERDAFNAQYRLLEKYSKQLNGAVVHCFTGNKEQMQAYLALGFYIGITGWVTDEKRGTDLRDAMAYLPIERLILETDAPYLKPKKLSSDKIVGVKQNEPCYLPVIAKTLAALMDTSIESLATHSKHNTQQLLALG; the protein is encoded by the coding sequence GTGCAATGGTTTGATGTTGGCGTAAATGTTCCTAGTGACGCAAGTACATTAGCCCCTATGCTTCAGCGTGCTGTTGATGTTGGTGTCACGCAAATAATGCTAACGGGTACTAACATCACTATCAGTCAGCAGGCTGCTGACTTGGCGCACCTGTACCCAGAGCAAGTTTTCAGTACTGCGGGCATTCATCCTCATTATGCTGAGCTTGCTCCCAATGACTTTATTCAAAAAATTAGAACATTAGCCAAGCAACCACAAGTTGTTGCTATTGGCGAGTGCGGTCTAGATTTCAATCGTGACTTTTCTCCTAGAGACATACAATTAGCGGTTTTCGAACAACAACTTATTCTCGCCTGTGAGTTGGGCTTGCCGGTATTTCTTCATGAGCGCGACGCATTTAATGCGCAATACAGGTTGCTTGAAAAATACAGCAAGCAGTTGAATGGCGCCGTAGTACATTGTTTTACAGGCAATAAGGAACAGATGCAGGCTTATTTGGCATTAGGTTTTTATATTGGGATTACAGGGTGGGTAACCGATGAGAAGCGTGGTACCGACCTTAGAGATGCCATGGCGTATTTACCCATCGAGCGTTTAATTTTAGAAACAGATGCCCCCTATCTCAAGCCGAAAAAATTATCCAGCGACAAAATTGTCGGCGTAAAGCAGAACGAACCTTGTTATTTGCCCGTTATCGCCAAAACATTGGCTGCGTTAATGGATACTTCAATCGAATCATTGGCTACGCACAGCAAACACAATACTCAACAGCTATTGGCGTTGGGTTAA
- the tatC gene encoding twin-arginine translocase subunit TatC, which produces MSDPNSLIAHLVELRGRVLKAVLSVFVVFLCLVYFAQDLYHWLATPLLETLPEHAEMIATDVASPFFAPFKLTLVLSFFIAIPVVLYQIWAFIAPGLYRNEKRLVAPLLFSSTLLFYSGMAFAYYVVFPLAFAFFTGVAPEGVTINTDISSYLDFVLKIFFAFGLSFEIPVAIVLMCWTGVSTPDALRAKRPYVIVGVFTLGMLLTPPDIISQTLLAIPMWILFEIGILVGGFYAKRKVEPEEEEQKENEQEPL; this is translated from the coding sequence ATGTCAGATCCAAATAGCTTAATTGCCCACTTAGTTGAATTACGGGGCAGAGTTTTAAAAGCGGTATTGAGTGTGTTTGTGGTATTTTTATGTCTGGTGTATTTTGCCCAAGACTTGTATCACTGGCTCGCCACCCCGCTATTAGAGACTCTGCCAGAGCACGCAGAAATGATTGCCACAGATGTAGCATCACCATTTTTTGCCCCTTTTAAATTAACACTCGTACTATCATTTTTTATCGCCATACCTGTGGTGCTATATCAGATTTGGGCATTTATTGCGCCAGGCCTGTATCGCAATGAAAAACGTTTAGTCGCGCCGTTATTATTTTCCAGTACCCTGCTTTTTTACTCCGGTATGGCCTTTGCTTATTACGTGGTATTTCCTTTGGCTTTTGCGTTTTTTACTGGCGTTGCCCCCGAGGGTGTAACAATTAATACTGATATCAGTAGTTATCTCGATTTTGTGCTAAAAATCTTTTTTGCCTTTGGTTTATCGTTCGAAATACCGGTGGCTATTGTACTCATGTGTTGGACGGGAGTGAGTACCCCTGACGCTCTGCGGGCGAAGCGCCCTTACGTGATCGTAGGTGTGTTTACTTTGGGTATGTTGTTAACCCCTCCCGATATTATTTCGCAAACCTTGCTGGCCATTCCAATGTGGATACTGTTTGAAATCGGTATTTTGGTTGGGGGTTTTTATGCAAAACGCAAAGTAGAGCCTGAAGAAGAAGAACAAAAAGAAAACGAACAGGAGCCATTATGA
- the tatB gene encoding Sec-independent protein translocase protein TatB — MFDIGFLELLVIGVVALLVLGPERLPGAIRSTLRTVRSVKSMATGFRQEVEQQFKIHELHENLKKAEQQGLENLSPELQKSVDELRDAAKSVQKPYEKK; from the coding sequence ATGTTTGATATCGGCTTTTTAGAATTATTAGTCATTGGTGTTGTTGCCTTGTTGGTGCTTGGACCTGAACGTTTGCCTGGTGCAATTCGTTCAACCCTGCGCACTGTGCGCAGTGTCAAAAGTATGGCCACTGGTTTTCGTCAGGAGGTTGAGCAACAATTTAAAATCCATGAGTTGCATGAAAACCTGAAGAAAGCTGAGCAGCAAGGTCTTGAAAACCTATCGCCAGAGCTGCAAAAATCCGTTGATGAACTGCGTGATGCAGCGAAGTCTGTTCAAAAACCTTACGAAAAAAAGTAG
- the tatA gene encoding twin-arginine translocase TatA/TatE family subunit, translated as MFGISPMQLIIILVIVVLLFGTKKLRNMGGDLGSAVKGFKKAISDEDKEKDADFKADGKVEDTTTDKEKTVQNNVKSESDTKAKSE; from the coding sequence ATGTTCGGTATTAGCCCAATGCAGTTGATCATCATTTTAGTGATTGTAGTTTTACTTTTTGGCACTAAAAAACTTCGTAATATGGGCGGAGACTTGGGGTCTGCAGTCAAAGGATTTAAGAAAGCAATTTCAGATGAAGACAAAGAAAAAGACGCTGATTTTAAAGCAGATGGAAAAGTCGAAGATACCACTACTGACAAAGAAAAAACGGTTCAAAATAATGTCAAAAGTGAATCAGATACAAAGGCTAAAAGTGAGTAA
- the ubiB gene encoding ubiquinone biosynthesis regulatory protein kinase UbiB produces MRILRLYQINKVFLQYGLDELIPEKWLPWYAKLGRFGFFWLRNKHKDKSQGTRIRLALQSLGPVFIKFGQMLSTRKDLLSLDVANELAILQDQVAPFDSEVAKQTIRHALGLKDLSELFSEFDSTPLASASIAQVHAAKLIGHSEEVVVKVIRPNIGSAIHADIQLMRTFANALQKLLPDGKRLRPVEVVAEYEKTIVGELDLLNEAANGIQFKRNFENSTALYVPHIYSDYCHANVMVMERIYGTPISDIATLEARGTNMKKLAERGVEVFFTQVFRDSFFHADMHPGNIFVALDNPEDPQYITIDYGIVGTLNSEDKRYLAENFIAFFNRNYRKVAELHVDSGWVPSNTSIDEFEASIRRVCEPIFQKPLAEIEFSNVLLQLFNTARRFNMIIQPQLVLLQKTLLYIEGLGRQLYPQLDLWKTAKPFLENWMREQIGVKAMYNKVSANLPFWSEKLPEIPDLVYDSLRQMKRYPEQQKLQFEKQQWQVKQQQRRLVFTIIGATLLIVSSVMPIYSQHWWLPAGVATIGIVSWLIAWRCRVAE; encoded by the coding sequence GTGCGGATCCTTCGTTTATACCAAATCAACAAAGTTTTTTTACAATACGGCTTAGATGAGCTCATTCCAGAAAAATGGCTACCTTGGTATGCCAAGCTCGGCCGCTTCGGTTTTTTTTGGCTGCGAAATAAACATAAAGATAAATCCCAGGGCACACGAATTAGGCTTGCTCTGCAGTCATTAGGTCCGGTATTTATCAAATTCGGCCAGATGCTGTCTACTCGTAAAGACTTATTAAGCCTTGATGTAGCCAACGAACTAGCTATATTGCAAGACCAAGTTGCCCCATTTGATAGCGAGGTAGCCAAGCAAACCATCCGTCACGCCCTTGGTCTGAAAGATTTAAGTGAGTTGTTCAGTGAATTCGATAGCACCCCCTTGGCATCAGCGTCCATTGCCCAGGTGCACGCAGCTAAACTAATTGGTCACAGCGAAGAAGTTGTTGTGAAGGTTATTCGTCCAAATATTGGCTCGGCTATTCATGCTGACATCCAATTAATGCGCACTTTCGCTAACGCTTTGCAAAAGTTATTACCTGATGGCAAGCGTCTTCGCCCAGTTGAAGTGGTAGCTGAGTACGAAAAGACCATCGTTGGCGAACTCGATTTACTCAATGAAGCAGCCAACGGTATTCAATTTAAACGTAATTTTGAAAATTCTACCGCCCTATATGTTCCACATATATACAGTGATTATTGTCATGCAAATGTGATGGTCATGGAACGAATTTACGGCACGCCCATATCAGATATAGCCACCTTGGAGGCACGTGGCACAAATATGAAAAAACTCGCGGAGCGTGGTGTTGAAGTATTTTTCACCCAAGTATTCAGGGACAGCTTTTTCCATGCGGACATGCATCCTGGAAATATTTTTGTCGCATTGGACAACCCCGAAGATCCACAATATATCACCATTGATTACGGCATTGTAGGCACCTTAAACAGTGAAGATAAGCGCTATCTTGCTGAGAATTTTATTGCCTTCTTCAACCGTAATTATCGTAAAGTTGCTGAATTACACGTGGATTCAGGCTGGGTACCTAGCAACACCAGTATTGACGAGTTTGAAGCGTCTATTCGCCGTGTATGTGAGCCTATTTTTCAAAAGCCGTTAGCGGAAATTGAGTTCAGTAATGTGCTATTACAACTGTTTAATACTGCTCGGCGTTTTAACATGATTATTCAGCCACAATTGGTGTTATTACAGAAAACATTGTTATATATCGAAGGCTTAGGCCGCCAACTTTATCCACAATTGGACTTGTGGAAGACCGCAAAACCTTTTCTTGAAAATTGGATGCGTGAGCAAATCGGCGTGAAAGCCATGTATAATAAAGTGTCAGCAAATTTACCATTTTGGTCTGAAAAACTACCTGAAATTCCTGATTTGGTGTACGACTCGCTGCGCCAAATGAAGCGCTACCCTGAACAGCAAAAGTTGCAATTTGAAAAGCAACAATGGCAGGTTAAACAACAACAACGTCGCTTAGTTTTTACCATTATCGGTGCCACCTTATTGATCGTGTCCAGTGTCATGCCTATCTATAGTCAACATTGGTGGTTACCCGCAGGTGTGGCAACAATAGGCATAGTAAGTTGGTTGATCGCATGGCGCTGCCGAGTCGCAGAATAA
- a CDS encoding SCP2 domain-containing protein, translating to MLVGQLLSAGIEFTLNQLIQLDPDCQGRLKKLSNKQLQVTVKELPWSLLFSFSQQIDVSTLTPSDQETPYESTADCHITLDISTLGELKDSSKISQLIQQGKLDLAGDINVAQGFSNLMKELDIDWEEQLSKYTGDVVAHQTFSSVKSFYTTAQQEIEKLADQFSTRLTQPDAVAVTPAEVENFCEHVNTLRSGYDRLEARIDNLIASQQDDK from the coding sequence ATGTTAGTCGGGCAACTGCTAAGCGCAGGCATTGAATTCACCCTTAACCAGCTTATACAGCTCGACCCTGATTGCCAAGGACGACTGAAAAAGTTATCTAATAAGCAGCTGCAGGTCACAGTAAAAGAATTACCCTGGTCACTGCTGTTTAGTTTTTCCCAGCAAATTGACGTTAGCACGCTTACGCCTAGCGACCAGGAGACGCCATACGAATCGACAGCTGATTGCCATATCACGTTAGACATTAGTACTCTGGGCGAGCTGAAAGATAGCAGTAAAATCAGTCAACTTATTCAACAGGGGAAGTTAGATTTAGCCGGTGACATAAATGTCGCACAAGGCTTTAGCAACCTAATGAAAGAACTCGATATTGATTGGGAAGAACAGCTATCTAAATATACTGGCGATGTAGTCGCTCATCAAACATTTAGCAGCGTTAAATCATTTTATACCACCGCCCAACAAGAAATTGAAAAGTTAGCTGATCAGTTTAGTACACGGCTAACGCAGCCCGACGCAGTTGCCGTTACACCAGCAGAGGTGGAAAACTTCTGTGAGCATGTGAACACTTTACGCAGTGGCTACGACAGGCTTGAAGCCCGTATCGATAATTTAATAGCCTCACAACAGGACGACAAGTAA